One part of the Lycium ferocissimum isolate CSIRO_LF1 chromosome 8, AGI_CSIRO_Lferr_CH_V1, whole genome shotgun sequence genome encodes these proteins:
- the LOC132066388 gene encoding uncharacterized protein LOC132066388, whose amino-acid sequence MLPKVEAAQQLTDLRPISLCNVSSKILCKILNARLARFLPKIISNNQSSFIKGRMISENILLSQEIIRDIHKPKKGENVVMKLDMAKAYDRVAWPHLYKLMRRLRFSEGWSRRGYKGFYMAEHGPQINHLTFADDMIIFMSRHKKSIRLIMKTLATYEATSGQKINKTKSCFMVASGVPVWMKHRISRSIIQTDGRRSPQVDVRLRKMIEGGIGQVLRDVELLEEVESILHQQQLIVSHGVQEKAIWKATSSGSFSVASVWQ is encoded by the exons ATGTTACCAAAGGTAGAGGCTGCTCAGCAACTGACAGATCTCAGGCCAATAAGTTTGTGCAATGTCTCTAGCAAAATTCTGTGTAAGATTTTGAATGCTAGATTGGCTAGGTTTTTACCAAAGATCATCTCCAACAATCAGTCAAGCTTCATTAAAGGTAGAATGATATCTGAAAACATTCTATTATCACAAGAAATTATCAGAGATATTCACAAACCTAAGAAGGGAGAAAATGTGGTGATGAAGTTGGATATGGCCAAGGCATATGATAGGGTAGCCTGGCCACATTTGTATAAACTAATGAGAAGGCTGAGGTTCTCAGAAGGTTGG AGCAGAAGGGGTTATAAGGGCTTCTATATGGCAGAACATGGACCACAAATCAATCATCTTACCTTTGCAGATGATATGATCATATTCATGAGTAGGCACAAGAAAAGCATCAGGTTGATCATGAAGACTTTAGCCACATATGAAGCAACATCTGGGCAAAAGATAAACAAAACTAAGAGTTGCTTTATGGTTGCATCAGGGGTTCCAGTTTGGATGAAGCACAGAATATCCAG GAGCATTATTCAAACTGATGGAAGAAGAAGCCCACAAGTAGATGTCAGATTGAGAAAGATGATAGAAGGTGGGATAGGGCAAGTATTAAGGGATGTGGAATTACTAGAAGAAGTGGAAAGCATACTACACCAGCAACAGCTAATAGTGTCACATGGGGTGCAAGAAAAAGCAATATGGAAAGCAACCAGCTCTGGTTCCTTTTCTGTTGCATCAGTATGGCAATAG
- the LOC132066980 gene encoding ferredoxin--NADP reductase, leaf-type isozyme, chloroplastic-like: MTKNSNATIKMLAIGTGITPFSLFLCKMFFKKHNDYKICWTTLFRMEVASSLEILAKLNELVRFSPDENIGLFYANFSSSLAAQFLTQNKWLIMKLKQQYIPSENVSM; encoded by the exons ATGACAAAAAATTCAAATGCCACCATTAAAAtg CTTGCCATTGGAACTGGAATTACTCCATTCAGTTTATTCCTATGTAAAATGTTCTTCAAGAAACACAACGATTACAAG ATATGTTGGACTACTCTTTTCCGCATGGAAGTGGCAAGTTCTTTGGAGATATTAGCAAAGCTAAATGAGTTGGTTCGCTTTTCACCTGATGAAAACATTGGTCTTTTTTATGctaatttttcatcttctcttgCTGCACAGTTTTTAACTCAAAACAAATGGTTAATAATGAAGTTGAAGCAACAATATATACCATCGGAAAATGTTAGTATGTGA
- the LOC132068540 gene encoding ethanolamine-phosphate cytidylyltransferase-like: protein MDFEINSWIGERLPRLFGGVMLTAALLGVSTSYLTGISLPTTLPHLLPNLSKKNRGKKRIRVYMDGCFDLMHYGHANAIRQAKALGDELVVGVVSDEEIVANKGPPVLCMEERVALVSGLKWVDEVIANAPYAITEDFMNRLFTEHKIDYIIHGDDPCLLPDGTDAYALAKQAGRYKQIKRTEGVSSTDIVGRILSSAKSISQDCSNLSLPGKDDNMNHVHAEEKISKIDHISSFLPTSRRIVQFSNGKGPGPNARVVYIDGAFDLFHAGHVEILKRARQFGDFLLVGVYTDETISELRGHQYPLMNLHERSLSVLACRYVDEVIIGAPWEVTQDMVTTFNISVVVHGTVSERNSCTGEKHDPYAVPKSMGIFRAIESPKDITTTSVAQRIIANHEIYVKRNNRKEASEKKYYAEKQYVSGD, encoded by the exons ATGGATTTTGAAATCAACAGTTGGATTGGGGAAAGGCTCCCCAGGCTTTTTGGTGGAGTCATGCTAACTGCAGCCTTGCTCGGGGTATCTACTAGCTATTTAACAGGGATCAGTCTTCCTACTACTCTGCCCCACCTTTTACCCAATCTAAGTAAAAAGAACCGTGGGAAGAAGCGTATTCGTGTTTATATGGATGGGTGTTTTGACCTGATGCATTATGGCCATGCAAATGCCATAAGACAAGCAAAAGCGTTAGGTGACGAGTTAGTAGTTGGAgttgttagtgatgaagaaATTGTAGCTAATAAGGGTCCACCCGTTTTATGCATGGAAGAAAG AGTTGCCCTTGTTAGTGGGTTGAAGTGGGTGGATGAAGTAATTGCGAATGCTCCTTATGCAATTACTGAAGATTTTATGAACCGTCTGTTTACTGAGCATAAGATAGACTACATTATACACGGTGATGATCCCTGTCTACTTCCAGATGGAACTGATGCTTATGCCTTAGCAAAGCAAGCTGGTCGTTACAAGCAGATTAAACGCACTGAAGGTGTCTCCAGCACAGATATTGTAG GAAGGATTCTTTCATCTGCTAAAAGTATTTCTCAAGATTGCTCCAATTTGTCTCTCCCTGGCAAAGATGATAATATGAACCATGTACATGCTGAGGAAAAAATCTCGAAGATCGATCACATATCTAGTTTTCTGCCCACATCTAGACGGATTGTGCAATTTTCGAATGGAAAG GGGCCTGGGCCAAATGCTAGAGTTGTGTATATTGATGGGGCATTCGACCTTTTTCATGCTGGCCATGTTGAG ATCCTTAAAAGAGCTAGACAGTTTGGAGATTTTCTTTTAGTTGGAGTTTACACTGACGAGACTATCAG TGAACTTCGTGGACATCAGTATCCATTGATGAATCTGCATGAACGCAGTCTTAGTGTACTTGCCTGCCGCTATGTTGATGAGGTCATTATTGGTGCCCCTTGGGAAGTGACCCAAGATATG GTAACAACGTTCAATATTTCTGTGGTTGTACATGGGACAGTTTCTGAAAGAAATTCTTGTACAGGA GAAAAACATGATCCCTATGCAGTTCCTAAAAGCATGGGGATCTTCCGAGCAATTGAGAGCCCTAAAGATATTACAACCACTTCAGTTGCTCAAAGGATCATTGCTAACCACGAGATATATGTG AAAAGGAACAACAGAAAAGAAGCAAGCGAGAAAAAATACTATGCAGAGAAGCAGTATGTTTCAGGCGATTAA